DNA from Phragmites australis chromosome 16, lpPhrAust1.1, whole genome shotgun sequence:
CCAAAGGACATGTTATCATGAAAAGGGTTTATTTCTGAATATTTTTTCTCAGAAGATCTATTTAtaaaataagtttttttaaaagagcTAAACAGTAAAAAATTTCAGAGGCCGCCCTTGCCCCTACTGAATTCGCCCTTGTCGCCCTTGTCTGAGGTGAGTCGCCCTTGTCTGAGGTGGCTTGACCAACTCCCCCTCGAGGTCTAAcgaaagagaaggagagagtaaGCAGACCCCATATGGATCATCCGATTGGGATCCATGGGTCCGGCAACCCCCGAGAtcgatccccccccccccccggtcgcCCTCCGCATTTGCTGCCATGGAGTCAACGTTCAACCACCCCCGCGTTCACTAATCGCAGTGAAGGGAGGCGATACGCTCCCAGCTCAGCGCCCTGCCCTCCCATCCCATTCCTCTGCTCTATAAAGTAGACGAGCCGGCCTGCCTCTTCGCCTCTCCTCTCGTGGCTCTATCTCCccccttttctttctcctctctcgGCCCCACCTTCTCTCGCACGGCCTCCATTGTTGAAGCCTCTGTGACATCCGGCGCCGCCATGGGGACGCAGGCACAGGAGAACTACCCTCCTGCCAAGGTACGTCCACCAACATAcccaaactctctctctctctctctctctctcgtattCTCTGATATTTTCAGTCTAGTTTCTTGATCATGCTTCGCCGGCCATGGCgtctatcccccccccccccccccccaaaagaaGTCATTTAATTTCACCCATTCTTGTTGATCCGTCTGAATAAGAACACACCAGCTAGCTAGTAAATTCAAAAAGATGATCTCTTGTCCGAAGACATTTCGATAGTTACAATGCATACATCCTTACTACAAAACTTTTTGGGGGCAACCAGCAAAAGATCAAAGGTTCAGAGTTGTCGAGTTGCGAGGAGCATGGAGCTTGAAATGGACAGAGCCATATCATCTTCAGTTGATGAAAAAAGGGGGGGACACGCACTCGGCACTCAGATTCAGATACACGAGAAAAAGTTGTCTTTTGGACGCCTTTCGCATGGAGGATTCCTCCGATCCGCCGGCGTCTACTCTAGTGGGGCACCCCACCCTAAGTGCAAAGCATCTACCCATGCTTGTTCATCTGATACATGTGAATCAGAActctctttttcttattttttgttgttttttattGACAAAAGAAGGAGAGAACACAAATGGAGGAGTATCTATTAAATACCAGATTCATAGGATCGGTGTGAATTGTGATACTTTGCCTTAATTgtggatttttttattaaaaaatattatctgTTACCTCTCTGTTCTTGAACTGTAATAATATTACCTCATTTACAAATCTGCGGCAAGTGTTCATACCAATTTACTTTCCAGTCTGTTCGTTTCAATTTATTTTCCAGTCTCTAGTGACCTTTTACAGCAATTTATTTCTTCCAGTCTGTATCTGCTTCTGCGgaaatttattttccatttacTAGTTAAATAAACTGTTaactagaaaaaaaagagtttttAGTCCTTTTGGTCTCTAGTTGTCCTTGTTGCATGGTCCACACGCCGGCCTTGGCTATGAAGTACGAACCCATCTTCGTACTTCCAGTACACTGTTGATTCCTTCTATCTGTATATTTCACTCTAACGTCCAAGACCGGCAATAGCTTTCACTTTGAATTTTACAACGAAATTCTTGTCTTGCTCGTTTGGATGGTAGATGATCCTTTTCTTGTCATATGGTCCCTTTCTATGGACTACCGTTCACTGCAAACCACGTTTTAAGGCCCCGTTTGCGACGCATGTTTCTCGTTCTCGTAGGAATTTCATAGCCGTCCAATCCAGAGAGTATGGATGTTTCCTCTCGCCCAAAGTTCTAACGGGTCTAAGAGAACTAATGCTAGTATCAAACTCTTGCTTGCATTCGAATCACGGGTTTGGCCAGCTGCTGCCATGAAACGATCCAAGTTAGGGTATTAAAAAAGCTTTAGGCTCACAAGCTATTGGAACTCGACTCGCTAAAAGCTTGATTTGAGATCGGCTTGTTTAAGATTCGAGCCGAGCTCGAGTCCGCCTCAAAGCTCGTGAGCCTAAACGAGCCAAGCCGAGCTCGCGCCGAGTTTAATTATCAACAAGCCTACTTGAGTTGAGTTGAACTAGGTTCGATTGGCAACAAATGCTTGCTCGAGCTCGAGCTTGTCCTGCCAGGCTCGCTTGAGCTCGGCTCATCGAGAGCCCCAATCCTAGTTAACGAGGGGTCAAGCATAATTAATTATTCACGTGATGCCCATGACACATACATAATCCCAAATAGATCAGATGATCACCACAAGCTCCCAGGACAAGATGTTTAGTATTGGGTTTGGAGCAGGTTAGTAGGATATACTGCTACCTCGCAATTGACAAGCAAGTTGGTATCATCCTCAGCCTTAGCTTTGGTGTCTTGTTTAAAACACAACTTGGTAATTTGTATCAGCCTGGATTTATGTCTTCTTCTTCAGCAGATAGTTATGcaccttatttttttttatataaaactaTACTAGAGTTGTTAGGTAACATGCTTGTAGAAAAATCTTGTCTTGAGGTGGCGTTAATAAGTATCTGATGATCTTGATGACTTTGGCAACCAGGCCATGTGACTAGTCAACTGCAGAGGAGAAAACAAATCGGTAGTGGTTGATGTCACTAaacattcaaatttcaaatatCCACTTTAATCGAGTTGAAAATTCCTGCCACTGACCTGTCACTTTGTCCACCGGCAACATGGCTCTATGGGATAACGTTGGTTCTACGGATTATCATGTTCCATTTTACccacaaaaattatttttaccgTACGAAGTTAAATTGTGAAATTCAGAGAATTTAGATAGCTACAACTGTAATGCTCGTTCACTGTCAAGAAGTATTTAAATTAATCGAATAATCTTTGCATGGAAAGTCAAATATAATGTCTGTCAGTACTAAGTAATATCTGTCTATCTACCTGCTGCCTACTTGGCACCATTCCTTGTATGGTGTTCTTTGTTCCTTGGCGCTTTCAGCTTTGTGAGCGATCCATCAGAATCCATCAAATGTCTTTGCCAGCTAACAACAACAACGGGAAAAACTCTCAGGCCGATGAAAGGAGCGCAAAGGAGAAGGCGATCGACGACTGGCTCCCGATCACCTCGTCGAGGAACGCCAAGTGGTGGTACTCCGCCTTCCACAATGTCACCGCCATGGTTGGTGCCGGCGTGCTCAGCCTTCCCTACGCCATGTCTGAGCTCGGCTGGTACGTGTGTGCCATCTTAATTTCTGCCATGGCAACTACCATCAGTTCTACGCTGATAAATTCAGCCATCTTGTACCGTCACGTTTATCATAAAGAGTAATCTTCTTGATGATTTTCCGATGACAATTTGCAGGGGTCCCGGCATCGCAGTGCTGGTCTTATCATGGATCATCACGCTGTACACGCTGTGGCAGATGGTGGAGATGCACGAGATGGTGCCGGGCAAACGTTTCGACCGGTACCACGAGCTGGGGCAGCACGCGTTCGGCGAGAAGCTGGGGCTATGGATCGTGGTGCCGCAGCAGCTGGTTGTCGaggtgggcgtgaacatcgtgTACATGGTCACCGGCGGCAAATCCCTGAAGAAGTTCCACGACGTGATTTGCGACGACAAGTGCAAAAGCATCAAGACCACCTACTTCATCATGATCTTCGCCTCCGTCCACTTCGTGCTCTCCCAGCTCCCCAACCTCAACTCCATCTCTGGCGTCTCCCTGGCTGCCGCCGTCATGTCGCTCAGGTACCATTTCTCTCTGTTACTCAGTTGCACTGTGGCAAAATACGGCAAATTTCTGAGAACTATAGCTAGAGTGATCACTGACTTGAACACTGATGGCAGTTACTCAACGATCGCGTGGGGCGCGTCGGTGGACAAGGGGAAGTTGCCGAACGTGGACTACCATCTTCGGGCAACGACGACGCCGGGGAAGGTGTTCGGCTTCTTCGGGGCACTGGGGGATGTGGCGTTCGCGTACGCGGGGCACAACGTGGTGCTTGAGATCCAGGCCACCATCCCGTCGACGCCGGAGAAGCCGTCCAAGAAGCCCATGTGGAAGGGTGTCGTCGTCGCCTACATCGTCGTTGCCCTCTGCTACTTCCCCGTCTCGCTTGTCGGGTACTGGGCCTTCGGCAACATTGTCGATGACAACATCCTCATCACCCTCAACAATCCGAAGTGGCTCATCGCCACGGCCAACATGATGGTCGTCATCCATGTGATTGGCAGCTACCAGGTGCACAACTGCACACTCATTCCGTTCTTTTTTAGTTGACGCTTTACAATTTGTGCGGCAAAGCATTTTAAACTTTAATCGTACTATGCTTAAGATTATCGGAGTTTTCATCTCTGGACTTCTTGTCATTACGATACTTTTATAGTATTACAATTTGTATATATTCTAGTAATGTAAACTGAAAAGTGAACGTTGTCTGCTCAGATTTACGCGATGCCGGTGTTCGACATGCTAGAGACGGTGCTGGTGAAGAAGCTCCATTTCCCTCCAGGCCTGACGCTCCGTCTGATTACCCGGACCGTCTATGTTGGTaatgcctctctctctctctctctgaactgaactgaactcttcagtctgaactctgaacaaACAAGACTGATGAGATGGAACATGTGCAGCCTTCACAATGTTCGTAGCCATTACCTTCCCCTTCTTTGGTGGATTGCTCGGTTTCTTTGGTGGATTCGCCTTCGCGCCGACAACTTATTTCGTAAGCTCTCGTCGATCCATCTATCCATTTCGCTTCCGTTAAGCAATGTcacattttgagttcttgcaaAGTCATAAAACCTGCAAATTAAATACTTTCTGTATTCTAACAACAAACGCTGCTATATAATCTAAGTCCTAGTAATGTAACTTGAGAGCTGATCAAATCTTGCTTCTTCCTGCCAGCTTCCCTGCGTCATGTGGCTTGCAATCTACAAGCCCAAAAGGTTCGGCCTCTCATGGTTCGCCAACTGGGTAAGAACTCAATAGTTATCCAGCCACTTGCTTTCTTTCTGCAATAGAATGTCTCTGCTTAACCTGTCTTCCTCTAATAACTTTCCGTGTTCTCCATGCTCTTCAGATCTGCATTGTTCTTGGGGTGCTGCTGATGATCCTGTCGCCGATCGGAGGACTTCGGCAGATAATCATGGACGCCAAGACATACAGTTTCTACTCATAAACTACTAGTGCTCGTCGTCTTCCGACTCGTGAACATGCAGGGAATCGATTACATCGTCTAATGCGAGTTTTTTTGACGTGCCAAAAAATAGTTGGAAATATCATAGTACGAAATTTAAAACTTGTTCCAGATGTGACGATGGTTCGAGGCATGTCGCGAGTCTGTTAATTGTTGATTAGTCCAGGGGGGGTTTGTGCTGGTTAatcatatatagatatatgtattGTTTCTCTATACTCTAGGGCGAACTACGTGGCTTTATTTTGTGTGTGCATAAGGGAGAATGAATGCTGGTTGGTTGGTTTCTATTGCTTACACAGTTGAATCTTCTACGGTTCATGATGCTGGTGGTTTCATTCCAACTACAAGTCTACAACACATGATGCGTTCTTTGTTGAGACCATGAAGAATCTGCACACGCTGTTCTGAAATCAACTGCTCTAGGAATGACGATTATCTTAACGGATGGTGAATTTCGATAGCAAGCTTCCAGCTGCGACTTAGTTTTACTGCCGGCTGTGATTTGTTCGTGACCGTTGCACCATTGGTTAAATGCTTTGAAAATTGCAAGTATACCAAGAAATTGTTGAACAAGGAGAAATTTGAACAGGATTAGAATCTGCTACCCTTGCTACAACACTATTAATTTTAAGTACCTTATACACTATGTGGATGATTAGTAAATCTACTGCTAAAAGGTTATCTAATAAGTAGGGGTACCGGGTAGTCACAGGCTGTGTATCAAAGGCGGagacattattttttatacagATTCATGCATTTGTTAGGGTAATAACCTTATATTATATTTTACCTTGATTAATCTCATAAACAAATATTACACCTAGGGGTATGTGGATTTAGTCCTAAGGCTCAGACAAATTTTCTGTGTTCCAGTTCATGAAAGTCCTAATTGGATGATTCTATTCTTACTATGGATCTTCGTTAAGTGTCTTTGATTACTACATGACTAGGCTTGCTCTAGGGTTTCGTGACTTCAGAATTCCTGAAAGTAGTGAGTTGCCTTGTGTTCTTCGATGTTGGAAGGTGTTTGTCAGCTTGTGTTGGGCGTACCCCCTTCCCCTTCGTTAATAGTCATGACGAGGGAGTAGTACCCTAGTCGAATATCTCCGAGCGTAACTTTTCCAAATTATAGTTCACTTGAACATCTAAGGAAAACCTTACCAAATACGATGTTAGTTTTCTTATTGAATAGGATTATGTATTGGATATAATATCACATGCCTTAATTACTCCATGATAATTACAAACCATATCAAATTGAGTAAAAGACGTGTGCCGAGGATATCCTTTACAGATATATTGTACTCATagtaatatataataaataattatgcATCCTTATCATACTAACACCGGAGACACCTTAGGTTTAAATATTGCTATTGCAATGCCAAAAGAAAAAATGGTATCAATAATTCTACAAATTCCGTACCATTATAaacgaaagaaaaaaagatacaatCATTCGTCTTCAATCCCCATTAAGCCACAACATAAATGACATGACTAGTTGTTGAACATCGCGTTGACAGGCGGTAGCAACGGACGCCGGCACGGGTGCGCGCTTCGTGGCTTGCTGACAGGTTGGGCCAGTCGCAGCTCTGAAGAGAATGGAgaagcaattttttatttttatttctatttttcaaatttagtaAAATTAGACATctgtttaaaaaatttaaaaaactaaatatcAGTACCTGTCATTCTTCCAATAAACGACAAGTGGTGAGCCATATGGCCGAATGACTAAAGTAAGAAATGAACAGCCATGGTGGGTGCCATGTCAACCTGCCCCTCATTAGAGGGGAGGGGGCactataaaaaaactatttttttagatatctATAGTATCATTCCATAGGAGGCTTATTTGAAAAACTACGTGAGTAGTTAGTGGGAGACTCCTGCGGTTTCGAGTCACCTATAAAAACAAATTTTCACAAACAATTTTTTATGTGAATCATCtttaaaaatttaataattACCACATTCAATTCTTTATGTGAAATAATTACCACATTCAGTTCTTTATATGAATTACCTGTGTAAAATATCATTTACAGAtgtggtttcttatgtgaaccacctctgAAAAAGTAACGATTATCACAagcgattcacataaggaaaGAAACCACCCCTGAAAATGTGATGATTATCGCAAGTGATTCACATAAAAAACCCCTATGTAAAAGGTCATTTTTAGAGACGATtttttatgtgaaccgtctctgaAAATGACTATATATTACCAAAGATAGTTCCTTATATGAAAATTGATGAtatcttatcttaaaaaatttcttgcgaagtcgatggccttctcctatttggatcacccaacgcacctcaaaactcaagcgaaagtaacaaatagagagaagttttaacaagagaaaatcgagataACACTACTCTACGGCTGGTATataaaccataggttccatttaagatcaatccatatgtcttagcactcaaaagatcacaacttgcaaaaaataagaaaagatgaacaccgagtaatgaaactctccaagttgtttgtttagaggcaagggaattcaagatccTATCACATAAACGTGTAtatgcgaattttatacctctagcaacaagaaaaatgacctcatAAGGTcctaaaatttcagcccaaaaaccaaatctaaaataaaagccagaaacagaaaaaattacaaccttacaagggaaccaatagagtgaaactagaaggaggggaattcaagcatatgcaaaaatataaacttcattattcaaaGAGGTCAAcactattttaggtggattacaaagatttatctctcaaaactctcacatattatataAACTAAGCATTGATtattctctcctctaaaatcctaactctaagctctcaaataggtggcacaagggAAGTTAAGTGGTTGGTTTAAACTCTTTCATAGcactacccctctatttataggcttaggaaATTTGACCcataagtttcctagctttttcgcaatatacctctctcttgtagtacactcctacctatcatCGAGTACATGTAAGCTTCGCCTCGatacaagcttcgcgatggtgccaagATACATTTtaacaatgtcaatcactcatcacaagtaaaccaagatacattttaacttagtttctcaaatAATTTTATAGTAATAATAGCACTAAAAAAGTTATCGcccttgtaactagcaacaacCTTTCCTTTATATACGGGCCATGCCCGGCCTCCCTCACACAACGCTCATTTGGAACATACAAACCTAGTTGGACACATTGACCTGGCACCACATTAAACTAGTGTCACCCTGGTATATCACATCAACCTGTTACTCTTCCAATAGATGATAGAcgtttatttttgcaatttttaaaaaCCGAcgtctatttttgcaaatttttcaaACTGATGtctaattttattaaattttaaaagaaggaaatacaaaaataaaaaatgcagtAAGGAATGGATCATGGCCGATACTGGGATCTAAATGATCTtaagaacaaaaaagaaattATGGCTTCTCAGTTGGGAAACACTTCAaggaaaatcaaataaatagcaTGAACCTCTGAAaagtccaagaaaattcaaggaAAGCAAGTAAAATACTTTTGCTAAATATTTTCTTCGAAAATATGTACGTTGTCGGTTCCTATATAGCTTATCGTGCACTTTGCTATACTCTTGTGTGGCTTGTTAAGTACCAAGTACTCAACCTTGCTTAAATTTACTTCAGCGTATGGAGATGACTATGAAGGAGGGGCTGTTGTTGATAACCGGAAGGATGAGTGCCATGGCAAGGACGATATTACCTTTTAGGGCAAGCGTAGCAAGTGGTGTTCCTTTAGGTTGGTCAGCTGGATCGTTGTAAGTTTGAGGTCATGAACCATTTGTGAGTTAAAACGGTTTCCATGCTGAGGTCTGTAATGATTATTACTATAGAACATGTCATAAGTAGCGCCATATCAATACCGATTATGCAAAAATCGTTACTGAAGATGTATCAATGCTGATTCTTAATCTCTCGTGCGCGAAAAAGTAGTAAGCCGCTAAGAATCGGCATCGAaaatgactatcagtgtcggttcatagcTGGAATGggcactgatactgatagtcattttcagtgctgattgaagccaccaaccggcactaatatgtCTGGACCCAAATTTGGTCTTCAATCCAATTTTGGCTACGTCGGCTCGATCCTCACGTCCAGAGTCTTATCTATTTCCTCACAGTCACGTCCATAGAGCGACAACAGCCTCACCAAATCGAtcccctcttctctccctctccctctctctctgtcgATATGCACGCTTCGTGAGCATTGACTGTGATGGGTCTGCAAACTACACAGACTAGCTCGGGCTGATGTGGATAGGCACCGCCGGTTGGTTCCCCTTCTGTGCCATGACCACCATCTAGGTGCTGTCGGAGAAGCGCACGCAGTACTCCACGGTGCGCTACTTCCCCTCGACAGCGGATGGTGGCACCAATAAGTACTGCTACACGCTAGGCGTCAAGACGAGGACCCACTACCTGATCCGAGCCATCTTCCTGTATGGCAACTTCGATAGTAGCAACATCCACCACGACGAGCTCATCCATGGCGAGCTCATCCGCGGCACTGGGGTCCACCACGACGAGCTCGTCCATGGCCCGGGCGACAGGCGCACGCACGCGAGCGGACGGTGCGGCGGTCGTCGGGCATGTGGTGGCTTGCAGGTCTATTCTCAAGTAATTCTTCTATCTTAGGGAACACATATATCATGAAATGACGGTGACAGATTCTTGCTCCTTGATTAATCTAGTAAGAGGTCTGCGTCTATGCACTATGTTCTTGTCTCTGCAATTTGCTCTGATCGATGTTGTAttaatttgattgtgagatgtgttgtaTGGACGAGCTAAATCAATTGCGGAGTTGttgtattgaatttgattgtaAGATGTCTTATATAGATGAGATGTGttcgatttgagcatgtggtggtggcggcgggagCACTGTCAACGATAGGAGCGGCAACCGAGCCGGCTCGAGAGTTCTCGAGCTAGCTCGTTTATTTTTGACTCTGAAACTTTTTTACTGCCGGTTGGAGCTACGAACTGACAGTAAAAGATAGTGCCGGTTTCAGATCCGGCACTGATGGTGTTTTTGTGCCGAGTAATTAGTGTTGATTTAAAAATCGGTACTGATTGTGTTTTTGAATCGGTACTGATGTGCTTTTTTTATAGTGAATCTTTACTAAATTTTCTTGCAATATATTGTTCTTGGCTTACTTGTATATCACACAATGCGCAATTGTGAGCATCTGAACATCCTGAGCAGTTGCGAGAAACTGGGACCAGAAATATGGGCCCGTTACACTGTTGACTCATAGGCCTTAATATAGTCAGACTTCGTGCCCAATAGTTCTCCAAAAGTTTTATGCGATAGTAGCCATTTGATATCTATCATCGTCAGGATCAAGGTAGGAGGTTTGAGAGCGTTACAATCAAATCCGAAAGGGTTAAACATTATATTATTCTTTTGGTTGAGTTTAATTTGTCCCACGAGAACCTTAGATTTTAAACACAACAATTGCATTGGCAAGATTAAAATATACGAGCTATGTACTCTTCtttgttattattttttcaCACTGATTTTCGGAAGAAGTTATAAACAGGCACGAGCGTTTCGCCTTAGAAAGAAGCGACTGTAAAAGCGGATTCTAACCGTTGATATCAGCCGCAGGGTAAACCTCTACGACAGCAGTGTGGGGAGTTGGTTATTCAAATGGTCTCACAACACGAATGGAGGTGGACCTTGAAAACCACCAAAATATATGACTTTGCGACAATAGGATCTGCCTTCGGCGTACAGGGGTCACGGACCCCATGATCCTACTATGAAAAAAGATTCATTTTTTAGAATATCATATCAATCCCACATGCCTCATATACACTCCCGTTTGATCACGGTAAGGGAGTAAGTCAAAAGTAAAAGGGATTGAGATACGAGAGAAAAACTTTTGTTTAACATTTGAGGAAAGATCACACCTCTATTTTACTGCATCTGCTGACACAGAGTTATCCGATGCATCTTAATAAGATTACCCCTACATTGATAAATCAAATgctcttttctttcctccaaaCTACATgctcttttctttcctccaaaCTACATGCGAAAGCCCCAAGACTCAACGAGAATCCAAAATCAAAAGGTTTTTTTTGGCCCAGCATGCAGCAGAATTATGTGGGGAGGCTATATTTTAGGTATTATCTACCTACCCACTTGTGTCGGTTTCGGTACAGGTACccccatttttttttctgtcctTCAATGAGAAGAATGAACGAGCGCTTGCTTACAAGACAGCTACTGAAAAAGGCTATTTCTTCATGACTTGTTTAGGAATAACCAATTCGTGGAGTGGTTAGAGCATTTGAGGACTGTAAAGTGATAACTAAAACCTTATACCAATTCACCATGGCTCTATGCCGTGATGAACTATCATCACAACTATTTGAACCAGACCACTATCCAAGAGAACACATATAGGTATTAGCAAGCAAAATCTAACCAAACCTAATTgtaaaaccaacaaaaatgaaTATATCCTCTTAAATTTCACTAAGGTTAAAAAAATGAGGAACAAACTAAAAAACATTGCTATATTTGGTAAGATTATAAATTAACTAATAATACTAGTCTCAAGGATCCGGTGCAATTTGGTACTTCATGTACTTATTGCACCTTCCATTCTTTGTCCAGAAAACTACTGCTTTCAAGCCTACGGCGCAAGAGCACTCTTCCGATCAAGGAAATTGATCAAACAACCCCGATACAGTGAAAGAGAAACTTGACATCAAAACTAAAGGGCTAAGCTGGAGTTTGCAAATGACTAATTTATCCAccaatatatttttgaaaagttGAAAACTAAGCGATAAGGGCTGACCTGTCGTAAATGTTTACACCTACCATTTTGACATCTAACTTGCAAGC
Protein-coding regions in this window:
- the LOC133895574 gene encoding lysine histidine transporter 2-like — encoded protein: MGTQAQENYPPAKADERSAKEKAIDDWLPITSSRNAKWWYSAFHNVTAMVGAGVLSLPYAMSELGWGPGIAVLVLSWIITLYTLWQMVEMHEMVPGKRFDRYHELGQHAFGEKLGLWIVVPQQLVVEVGVNIVYMVTGGKSLKKFHDVICDDKCKSIKTTYFIMIFASVHFVLSQLPNLNSISGVSLAAAVMSLSYSTIAWGASVDKGKLPNVDYHLRATTTPGKVFGFFGALGDVAFAYAGHNVVLEIQATIPSTPEKPSKKPMWKGVVVAYIVVALCYFPVSLVGYWAFGNIVDDNILITLNNPKWLIATANMMVVIHVIGSYQIYAMPVFDMLETVLVKKLHFPPGLTLRLITRTVYVAFTMFVAITFPFFGGLLGFFGGFAFAPTTYFLPCVMWLAIYKPKRFGLSWFANWICIVLGVLLMILSPIGGLRQIIMDAKTYSFYS